A window of Methanolobus sediminis contains these coding sequences:
- a CDS encoding methylated-DNA--[protein]-cysteine S-methyltransferase → MNDMTIFQAILRYFGGEIIDFSDCEVDLSGLTQFQREVLEEVRKIPYGETITYQELASRVGRNGAARAVGSAVAKNPYPIIIPCHRVVASSGIGGFCGETCGEKVELKRKMLEMEANCKRK, encoded by the coding sequence ATGAATGATATGACTATCTTCCAGGCAATCCTGCGATATTTTGGCGGAGAAATCATTGATTTTTCAGACTGCGAAGTTGATCTTTCGGGACTCACACAATTCCAGCGTGAAGTCCTGGAAGAAGTGAGGAAGATCCCTTATGGTGAAACTATAACATATCAGGAACTTGCCTCTAGGGTTGGAAGAAATGGCGCTGCCAGAGCAGTGGGTTCCGCTGTTGCCAAAAACCCGTATCCGATAATCATACCATGCCACCGTGTTGTTGCATCTTCCGGCATCGGAGGATTTTGTGGTGAAACTTGTGGAGAGAAGGTTGAGCTCAAGAGAAAAATGCTTGAAATGGAAGCGAACTGCAAAAGAAAATAA
- a CDS encoding translation initiation factor IF-5A, translating to MKIQVEVKELKEGKYVIVDDEACVIKSISKSKPGKHGSAKARIDVIGLFDNQKRSIVGPVSDKIYVPVVERKNAQVLSIAGDVAQLMDMGDFSTFEMKIPDEYKERIKEGEEVSFLTALGKMKFDLR from the coding sequence GTGAAAATACAAGTTGAAGTTAAAGAACTTAAAGAAGGCAAGTACGTCATCGTAGACGACGAGGCCTGCGTCATCAAGAGCATATCCAAGTCCAAGCCAGGTAAACACGGTTCAGCAAAGGCAAGAATCGATGTTATCGGACTTTTTGACAACCAGAAGAGATCAATTGTAGGTCCTGTATCTGACAAGATCTACGTCCCGGTCGTAGAGAGAAAGAACGCACAGGTCCTTTCAATTGCAGGCGATGTTGCACAGCTCATGGACATGGGCGACTTCTCAACCTTTGAAATGAAGATCCCTGACGAGTACAAGGAAAGGATAAAGGAAGGAGAAGAGGTTTCATTCCTCACTGCACTCGGCAAGATGAAGTTCGATCTCAGATGA
- a CDS encoding aldehyde ferredoxin oxidoreductase family protein, whose product MYGWTGRTVIIDLGNNSVTETRTKKVYAEQFIGGRGLGCRLMQDFANPEIDPLSPENPLILTTGPLTGTSVPMSGHFSITCKSPLTSTIFSTNVGGYFGAELKFAGIDALVITGKAEKPVYISIYDDEVEILPAEHLWGKNTAETTTLLEDKGKVACIGRAGETLVSMANIVNDRLYTSGRGGHGAVAGSKNLKAIVVKGTNKIEVAKPDEFEEIVEKANKLLIASPPASKGLKKYGSSVIADLLNYMGTLPAMNFREKKFHNADKLSGEELNNTFHLKEAPCYSCPIGCKRTDPDGKPVPDYDSIWALGSNIGNDDIHLVRELDSLCLDYGLDPISVGAAIAAYMEIKPWITMEKVKEITMEIGEGTHYVCKGTHDYLHSTGKEECDTSVKGLGIPGYDPREIKGMAIAYATSNTGGSHLSAFMAGPEIMGKPMLLERDKFDGKAALVLYFQDLTAVIDSLVMCPFTMLAVGEVDFASMLNNLTGENYSAEELLRVGERIFNMERMFNLKAGITSEDDTLPERFFENGDIDKSEFEKTILDYYHFRGWNVEVYRKRIH is encoded by the coding sequence ATGTACGGATGGACTGGAAGAACAGTTATCATTGACCTGGGCAACAACTCGGTCACAGAAACAAGAACTAAAAAAGTGTATGCTGAGCAATTTATAGGTGGGCGTGGTCTTGGATGCAGACTTATGCAGGACTTTGCCAACCCTGAAATAGATCCGCTAAGCCCTGAAAATCCCCTTATACTTACCACCGGACCGCTTACAGGGACATCAGTCCCAATGTCCGGGCATTTTTCTATCACATGTAAGTCTCCGCTCACATCAACAATTTTCAGCACAAATGTTGGTGGCTATTTTGGAGCGGAACTCAAATTTGCAGGCATTGATGCCCTTGTGATAACAGGCAAAGCTGAAAAGCCTGTGTATATCAGTATCTACGATGATGAAGTGGAAATATTACCTGCTGAGCATCTCTGGGGAAAAAATACTGCTGAAACAACAACCCTTCTTGAAGATAAGGGAAAGGTTGCATGCATAGGTAGGGCCGGAGAAACTTTAGTCAGCATGGCAAATATCGTGAATGATCGCTTATATACCAGTGGTCGTGGCGGACATGGAGCTGTTGCAGGTTCAAAAAACCTCAAAGCTATCGTTGTCAAAGGCACTAATAAAATAGAAGTTGCAAAACCTGATGAGTTTGAAGAGATTGTTGAGAAGGCAAATAAACTGCTGATCGCAAGCCCTCCTGCTTCCAAAGGACTCAAAAAATATGGCAGTTCCGTAATTGCAGACCTTCTGAATTATATGGGAACCCTGCCAGCAATGAATTTCCGTGAAAAAAAATTCCATAATGCAGACAAACTTTCAGGTGAGGAACTCAACAATACTTTTCATTTAAAGGAAGCACCCTGTTACTCGTGCCCCATTGGTTGCAAGCGAACCGACCCGGATGGAAAACCTGTTCCTGATTATGATTCAATATGGGCTTTGGGATCGAACATCGGAAATGATGATATCCATCTTGTCAGGGAACTTGATAGTCTCTGCCTTGATTACGGACTGGATCCTATTTCTGTGGGAGCTGCAATTGCAGCTTATATGGAAATAAAGCCCTGGATCACAATGGAAAAGGTAAAAGAAATTACCATGGAGATAGGAGAAGGAACGCATTACGTGTGTAAAGGCACTCATGATTACCTACATTCCACTGGAAAAGAGGAATGTGACACCTCAGTGAAAGGTCTTGGAATCCCAGGATACGACCCCAGGGAAATCAAAGGTATGGCCATTGCCTATGCTACATCAAACACAGGCGGCTCACATTTAAGCGCATTTATGGCAGGTCCGGAGATAATGGGAAAACCCATGCTTCTTGAGAGAGACAAGTTTGATGGAAAAGCTGCTCTTGTGTTATATTTCCAGGACCTTACAGCAGTAATTGATTCCCTTGTGATGTGTCCGTTCACAATGCTTGCAGTAGGGGAAGTTGATTTTGCCTCAATGCTGAACAATCTGACCGGAGAGAACTATTCTGCCGAAGAACTGCTAAGAGTTGGTGAAAGAATATTCAATATGGAAAGAATGTTCAATCTAAAAGCAGGCATCACATCCGAAGATGACACGCTTCCTGAGAGATTCTTTGAGAATGGTGATATTGATAAAAGCGAGTTTGAAAAGACTATTCTGGACTATTACCATTTCAGAGGATGGAATGTTGAGGTATACCGGAAGAGAATACACTGA
- a CDS encoding HAD family hydrolase: MKKRVAVVFDSAGTLLHMYRVAKDMSNGSVLEDIQTTLLVAEKANRALVILRTRFDELWQCSPDLELREFIDMYNVPLGISCSSSPFKLEDVYSIIRGNNVKVRDIYDVVSHVKGRCPEISYIAAGLVVDSLESQVPYVLSTGGRMYSSTLETINTVRELGVDIFIASGDDAQNLQVLASSLSIPMKRVFAVATTHDKERIVKNLKNDHDIVIMVGDGMNDILALRAADVGILTSQQGDERPQVLMDSADIIIGNIIDVVDIIRNIDESVTS, encoded by the coding sequence ATGAAAAAACGTGTTGCTGTTGTCTTTGACAGTGCCGGGACACTGTTACATATGTATCGTGTTGCAAAGGACATGAGCAATGGCTCAGTGCTGGAAGATATACAGACAACTCTTTTAGTTGCGGAGAAAGCCAACAGGGCACTTGTGATTTTGCGTACCCGCTTTGACGAATTATGGCAATGTTCCCCTGACCTTGAGCTTCGTGAGTTCATAGATATGTACAATGTTCCTCTGGGAATAAGTTGTTCAAGCAGCCCTTTCAAACTGGAAGATGTTTACAGTATAATTCGTGGGAATAATGTAAAAGTTAGGGATATCTATGATGTGGTTTCACACGTGAAGGGCCGCTGTCCTGAAATCTCCTATATTGCAGCAGGTCTTGTAGTTGATTCCCTGGAATCTCAGGTTCCTTATGTTCTTAGCACAGGCGGAAGGATGTATTCCAGCACTTTAGAGACCATCAATACTGTCAGGGAACTTGGTGTTGATATTTTCATAGCTTCAGGAGACGACGCCCAAAATCTTCAGGTACTTGCTTCTTCTCTCTCAATCCCCATGAAACGTGTTTTCGCAGTTGCCACAACGCATGATAAAGAACGTATTGTGAAAAACCTGAAAAATGACCATGATATTGTTATCATGGTGGGCGACGGCATGAACGATATACTTGCATTAAGGGCGGCCGATGTTGGAATTCTAACTTCGCAGCAAGGGGATGAGCGTCCCCAGGTGTTGATGGATTCTGCGGACATTATCATCGGCAATATCATCGATGTAGTGGACATTATAAGGAATATTGATGAATCGGTCACTTCGTAA
- a CDS encoding matrixin family metalloprotease: MSRTNLAIKVLIVIILLALAFEGMRHTDNNEPVILSQPWDHRPITVYIDDTDVPEHYSPTYKEDVLNAIKYWENGGNGQLGFQPEFQVLDTDNADILIMWVDNLEKDAGSADGIAGFTRPYIVNGQFERVDIVLEAGNYEGYAWRQYGDSSMEDIAAHEIGHALGLGHSNDRNDIMYPKYDRRDNLNPLLFNSTRYVLLALLIVAALIVSYHGTGWLRYKKQRKKLEDEVFSNPEGEKKNE; encoded by the coding sequence ATGAGCAGAACTAACTTGGCCATAAAGGTCCTGATAGTTATTATTTTGCTTGCTCTTGCTTTTGAGGGTATGCGACATACAGATAATAACGAACCGGTAATATTATCACAGCCCTGGGACCACAGACCCATTACAGTTTATATTGATGACACTGACGTACCGGAGCATTACAGCCCCACTTATAAAGAAGATGTATTGAATGCCATCAAATACTGGGAAAACGGAGGGAACGGACAGTTAGGGTTCCAGCCTGAGTTTCAGGTACTTGATACGGATAATGCTGACATACTGATAATGTGGGTGGATAATCTTGAAAAGGATGCAGGCTCAGCAGATGGGATTGCAGGATTTACCAGACCATATATCGTGAACGGACAATTTGAAAGAGTGGATATTGTTCTTGAAGCAGGAAATTACGAAGGTTATGCATGGCGACAATATGGCGACAGTTCCATGGAAGACATAGCAGCACATGAAATTGGACATGCACTGGGACTTGGGCACAGCAATGACAGAAACGACATCATGTATCCGAAATATGACCGCAGGGATAATCTCAATCCACTGCTCTTCAATTCCACTCGCTATGTGCTTCTGGCTCTGTTGATTGTAGCAGCCCTTATAGTTTCATATCATGGAACCGGGTGGCTCCGGTATAAAAAACAAAGAAAAAAACTGGAAGATGAGGTGTTCAGCAATCCTGAAGGAGAAAAGAAAAATGAATGA